CGCGCGCTGGACCTGGGCGCCCGGTACTACGACGCCCGCGGCCACCGGGCCGACCCCTACGAGATCCTCGAGAAGGCCGGCGTCAACTACCTCCGGCTGCGCGTCTGGAACAACCCGGCCAGCGGTTACAACAACAAGGCGGCGGTGGTCCGGCAGGCGCGCGAGGCCAGGCGGCACGGCCTCAAGGTGCTGATCGACTTCCACTACTCGGACACCTGGGCCGACCCGGGCAAGCAGTTCATCCCGAAGTCGTGGGCCGGGCACGACCTGGCCCAGCTGACGAGGGACGTCTACGACTACACCTACGACGTGTGCTCGGCGATCAAGCCGGACAGCGTGCAGATCGGCAACGAGATCAACACCGGCATGCTGTGGCCGGCCGGGCAGGTCACCGACGGCGACTTCGGTCCGCTGGCGACGCTGCTGAAGGCCGGGTACGACGCGACCAAGGCCTGCTCACCGCGCACCCAGGTGATGATTCACACGGCGGACGCCGGGAGTCTCGGCGCGGCGCGGTGGTTCTACGACGGGATCGCGGCGCAGGGCGTGCGGTGGGACATCACCGCGCTGTCCTACTACTGCATGTGGCACGGCGACCTGACGAACCTGACCACCGTCCTCACCGACGTCGAGGCACGTTACGGCAAGCCCGCGGTGATCGCGGAGACCGCCTATCCGTACACCACGGAGAACTACGACCACCTGGAGAACATCATCACGTCGGCCGCGCCGTGCGACGGGATCCCCGCCACGCCGCGCGGGCAGGCGACCGCGTTCTCGCAGGTGCAGGATGCCGCCCGGGCGGCCGGGGCGCTCGGCGTCTTCTACTGGGAGCCGACCTGGACCGCCGTCGACGGGAACGGGTGGGACACCGAGGACATCGAGAACTCCGGCGACGCCTGGGAGAACATGGCGACCTTCGACGACGGCGGGCGGATCAACCCGTACGTGGTCTGGCGCCGCTAGAAAAAGGTCTGTTCCTAACCCCCGAAGGAGCACGATGCGCAGATCCCTCACCGCCGTCATCGGAGCAGTGCTGCTGATGCTGGCGTTCACCCCCAACCCCGCTCACGCCGCCTCCCTCACCATGCTCGGCGCCGACGTGTCGTCGCTGCAGCGCACGCTCGACCTGGGCGGCAAGTACTACACGGCGGCCGGCGCCCAGGCCGACCCGTACGACATCCTCAAGGGCGCCGGCGCCAACTACATGCGGCTGCGGGTCTGGAACAACCCGGCCAGCGGCTACAACAACAAGGCCAAGGTGCTGCAGCAGGCCAAGGCGGTCAAGGCCAAGGGGCTCAAGCTCCTGGTCGACTTCCACTACTCGGACACCTGGGCGGACCCCGGCAAGCAGTACCCGCCGGCGGCCTGGAAATCGCACACCCTCGCCCAGCTGCAGACCGACGTCTACAACTACACCTACGACGTGTGCACCGCGCTCAAGTCGCAGGGCACCACCCCGGACAGCGTGCAGATCGGCAACGAGATCAACGTCGGCATGCTGTGGCCCGCCGGGCAGGTGACCAACAACAACTTCGCTCCGCTGGCGTCACTTTTGAAGGCCGGGTACAACGCCACGAAGGCCTGCAACAGCGGCACCCAAGTCATGATCCACACGGCGGACGCGGACAGCGACGCGAACGCGCGCTGGTTCTACGACGGCATCAAGGCGCAGGGTGTCTCGTGGGACGTCACGGCGCTCTCCTACTACTGCATGTGGCACGGCACGCTCGCCAATCTCTACAACGTGATCGCGGACGTGAAGTCCCGGTACGGCAAGCCGGTCGTGGTGGTGGAGACGGCGTACATGTACACCACCGCCAACGCCGACGGCCAGACGAACTCGATTCCCGGCACCACCACGTGCGACGGCCAGCCCGCCAGCAAGGCCGGCCAGGGCACCGAGTTCACCTGGATCCAGAACACCGCGCGCAACGCCGGCGCGATCGGCGTCTTCTACTGGGAACCCACCTGGTACGCCATCGCCGGGAACGGCTGGGACCCGGCCAACATCAACGGCACCGGGGACGGCTGGGACAACATGGCCACCTTCGACGCCACCGGCAGATTCAACGGCAACGTGAAATGGACCGCCTGACCCTGCTCCCCTGAGGTTCGGCCCGGCGTTCCCCAGCGCCGGGCCGAACCATGCGGTGGTCCGGCATTTCCCCCGCCGACCGGTCGGATCACCACGGCTTTCCGGTACGGCCTGAGTGACGTACCGGAAAGCGGCGGCCGGAAGCCGCGGCGGCCTCGCGCCCGCCGGATGGTCAGCGAGGGCCGGACGGGGACGGGCGGGACGACAGAGCCGGCGCCGAGGGCGACGGCGCGGGGACCGAGAGCGATGGCGCGGGGGCCGGGGTGTCCGTGGCGGTCGGCTCCGAGCCGGGGTCGGCGGTGGGCGACGGCGAGCGGAACGGGTTCGCCTGCGGGCAGTGCGGGTAGCCACGCTGCCAGCTGGTCCACGACTCGCCGGTCTCCGGGTCGGTGCAGTTCGAGCCGCCGAGCTGCAGCGGGGCGCCGTTCTGGTCGTAGAGCTGGGCGTCCTCGACGAGGTGCCCCTGCGAGTCGTAGACGAAGACGTCCCGGATGTTGTCGTACTGACTGTTGCCCGTGTAGGTGGCGTCGAAGGACGGCGCGAACCGGGCGCTGCTGTCGGCGCCGACGAAACCGGCCAGCGAGATCAGGATCAGGACCGCGGTGCCGGACCACAGGGCGTACCGCGGCCAGGGCTTGTCGGGCAGGTCGCGGCGGCCCAACCAGATGGACCCGACGACGCACCCGGCGAGCAGGAGCAGGGCGACCACGTCGCTGCCACCGACCCGGGGCAGCAGGCCGATCGGCGCGGAGCCGCCGTCCAGCAGGTGCGCGAGCAGCATGGCGACCAGGTAACCGCGCAGCACCCACCAGGCCGGGCGCAGCAGGACCAGGAACTGGCTCGCCCGCTCGTAGCCGAGGACCGGGCCGACCCGGGCGTCCGCGACCCGCAGCCACGGCAGGACCCGGTCGCGCAGCTCCTCCCGGGTGACCCAGGGCGACGGCGGCTTCGCCGATCCGGGCAGGCCGGCCGCGGCGAGCAGCTCGGCGGCGTACGCCGACGGGGAGCCCAGCCGCTCCTGGAGGGTGCCGGCCCCCTCGGCGAGCACCTCGGCCAGGTGCTCCGGGAGATCGTCGAGCAGCTCCTCCCGGGTGGCCTCGGGTATGTCGCCGAGGGCCAGCCGCACCTCGGCGACATACCCGGTGATCTCGTCCGCTGCGATGTCGTTCACGCGGTCCCCCGCTCGCGAGTCAAATCGTCCATGATCGATGCGAATGCGCGCCAGGTCTTGCCGTTGCGGTCGAGCTCGGCCCGGCCGGCGGCGTTGAGCGCGTAGTACTTGCGGTGCGGGCCCTCGTCGCTGGGCACCACGTAGGTGTTCAGGAAGCCGTTGGCGTAGAGCCGGCGCAGCGTGCCGTACACCGAGGCGTCGCCGACCTCCTGCAGGCCTGACGCGCGGAGCCGGCGCAGGATGTCGTAGCCATAGCCGTCCTCGTCGCGCAGGACGGCCAGCACGGCGAGATCCAGTACGCCCTTGAGGAGCTGGGTCGTATCCACGCACGGCACAGTACTGCGCAGTGCGAAGTACCGTCAACGCCGTCGTACCGTTCGCCCGAAGTCCGCTGGTCGCGGGGTCTGGGGCTGCTGCTGCCGCGACCCGGGGCCCGGTGGCTGGTCGGGGTCCGCAGGCGACCAGGGTGGTGCCAGCTCCCGGCATGCCGTCGGAAACCCACGGCTGGTCCTGGTGGTGGTGTCCGGGCTCGGGAGACCACCGCCACGACCAGCCGAGACCGACCGGCTGGCACTCACGGTGGTCTCACCGGCCCGGACACCACCGCCACGACCAGCCAGCACCGACCGGCTGGCACTCACGGTGGTCTCACCGGCCCGGAGAGCACCACCACGACCAGCCGGGCCCCCCGATCGTGGCAGGCGTGGGGACTTGACGTCGACGAAGTCGCGGGCGGCGGCGGGTGAGCGGGAGCAGAACGGGCAGCGCCGCGGGTGACCGGGGAGCAGGACGGGCGCGGGAGTGGGTGGTCGGGAAGCAGGACGGGCGGCGCCGCGGGTGCGGCGCCGCCCGGGTGGGTCAGGTCGGAACGGTGGGCTGGAGGGGAGCGGTGGTCACACCGAGGCGGGTTCGGCGGCGCGGGCCGCCTTACGCTCCAGGGCCGCACCCTCGACGTCGAGCTCCGGCAGCCACCGCAGCCAGCGCGGCAGCCACCACGCCGAGCGGCCGAGCAGGGCGAGGGCCGCCGGGACGGCGATCATGCGGATCACGAAGGCGTCGAAGGCGATGCCCACCGCCAGCGCGAAGGCGATCGGCTTGACCGTGTCGTTGCCCTGTGGCACGAACGCGGCGAAGACCGCGAACATGATCGTCGCGGCGGCCACCACGACCGGGGCGGCCTGCCGGAAGCCGGTGACGATGGCGTCCCGCGGCGCCGCGCCGTGTGCGTGCGCCTCGTGCATCCGGGACACCAGGAAGACCTGGTAGTCCATGGCCAGGCCGAACAGGATGCCGACGATGATGATCGGCGCGAGGCTGATGATCGGGCCGGTCGAGCCGGCGTTCACCACGTCGGCCAGCCAGCCCCACTGGAAGACGGCGACGGTGGCACCGAACGCCGAGCCGATGGTGAGCAGGAAGCCGAGCACGCCGACGACCGGCACCAGCAGCGACCGGAACACCAGCACCAGCAGCACGAACGCCAGGCCGACGACGAGCGCCAGGTAGACCGGGAGCGCGTCGTTGAGCTTCTGCGAGACGTCGATGCTGATCGCGGTCTGGCCGGTGACGTACACCGTGGCGCCGTCCTCGTCGGCGACCTTGTCCCGGATCGCGTGCACCAGGTCGACGGTCTTCTGGTCCTCCGCGCCGGAGGCCGGGATGACGGTGATCAGCGCGGCCGTCTGCCGCTGGTCCGGGCGCGGCGGCTGGGCCAGCGCGACGCCCGGCAGCGCGGCGATCTGCTTCTGCACGGTGGCCGCGTACGCCACCGACTTCGGCCCGTCGATCAGGATCAGCAGCGGGGCGGAGACGCCGGGGCCGAACCGCTGGTCGATGATCGCGTCGGCCCGGGCCTGGGTGCTGCCCTCCGGCGAGCGCTGCGCCAGCGTGGTCTGCATCTTGAAGAACGGCAGCGCGACCACGGCGAGCGCGAGCACCGCCAGGACCAGGCTGATCACCCGCTGGTGGGTGACCATGGCGGCCCAGCCGCGGATGAAGCCCCGGCCCTCGGCGATGGTCTCGTCGCTGGGCGCGGCCGAGCGGAGCTTGCGGGGCAGCGCCTTGCGGCCGATGAAGCCGAGGATCGCCGGGACCAGGGTGATCGCGACGAGCACGGCGACCACGATGGTGGCCGAGGCGGCCAGGCCCATCTCGGTGAGGAACGGGATGCCGACCACCGCGAGGCCGGCCAGCGCGATCACCACGGTGAGGCCGGCGGTGACCACTGCCGAGCCGGCGGTGCCCACCGCGTACGCCGCTGCCGACTCGACGTCCTTGCCGGCGCGCAGTTCGTGCCGGAACCGGGTGACGATGAACAGCGCGTAGTCGATGCCGACCGCCAGGCCGAGCATCACCGCCAGGATCGGGGTGGTCGACTGGAGCTGGACGAAGCCGGACAGCGTGGTGATGCCGGCGACGCCGATGCCGACCCCGACGATCGCGGTCAGCAGGTTCATCCCGGCGGCCACCAGCGAGCCGTAACTGAGGGCCAGCACGATCAGGGCGACCAGCACGCCGACGCCCTCCGAGGCCCCGCCGACGTCGGCCGCGTTGCTCAGCGCCTCGCCGCGCGCCTCGACGGTCACGCCGCCCTTGCCGGCCTGCTCCAGCGCGCCGGTGATCGCGGCGCGCTCGTCGTCGGTCACCTCGGACGGCTGCACCCCGTAGGTGACGGTGACCAGCGCGGTGCTCAGGTCCCGGGAGACCGAGGGCGCCCGCTTGTCGAACGGGTCGTTGGCCGCCACCACGCCGGGCAGCTTGCCGAACGTGGCCACCGCCTGCGCGACCTGGCCGGCCACCGCCGGGTCGGTGATCTTCTGCCCGGCCGGCGCCTGGAACACCACCTGCACGTTGGCACCGGCCGAGGCGTCGCCGAACCGCTGCTTCATCAGGTCGAGCGCGGTGGTGGACTCCTGACCCGGAATCCGGAACGTGTTGACGGTCTCGCCGGACAGCTTGACCGCGCCGAAGGCCACGGCCAGCAGGGCGAGCAACCAGGCGACGGTGACGATGATGCGATGCCGGACGGCCCCGAGGCCGAGGCGATGCAGCAGCGTTGCCATGAGGGGGTTCCCTTGTTCAGTGGGTGTGAGAATGCCCGAGAGCGTCGTAGGCGACGTCGACGAGCGTGGTGACCGCGTCCGGGGTGAAGCAGTCGCGCAGCGCGACGCTGGCCACCGCGAGGGCGCCGAGCGCGCCGGTCACCCGGATCGCCCGCTCCGGCTTGGTGAGCTGCCCGGAGCCGAAGGTGTCGCCGGTGAACGGCTGGTCGCCGAAGGCGTCGGCCACCTCGTCGCCGATCGTCTGCAGCGCCGAGCCGAATTCGCTCTCCGGCTCGGCCAGCAGACAGGACAGCATCAGCGCCACGACGCCGGGCTGCCCGAGGGCCAGCCGGGCCATG
This window of the Actinoplanes oblitus genome carries:
- a CDS encoding glycoside hydrolase family 53 protein, encoding MKIPAVLATALLLLPATPAAAAGRHHLSMLGADVSTLPRALDLGARYYDARGHRADPYEILEKAGVNYLRLRVWNNPASGYNNKAAVVRQAREARRHGLKVLIDFHYSDTWADPGKQFIPKSWAGHDLAQLTRDVYDYTYDVCSAIKPDSVQIGNEINTGMLWPAGQVTDGDFGPLATLLKAGYDATKACSPRTQVMIHTADAGSLGAARWFYDGIAAQGVRWDITALSYYCMWHGDLTNLTTVLTDVEARYGKPAVIAETAYPYTTENYDHLENIITSAAPCDGIPATPRGQATAFSQVQDAARAAGALGVFYWEPTWTAVDGNGWDTEDIENSGDAWENMATFDDGGRINPYVVWRR
- a CDS encoding glycoside hydrolase family 53 protein, with the translated sequence MRRSLTAVIGAVLLMLAFTPNPAHAASLTMLGADVSSLQRTLDLGGKYYTAAGAQADPYDILKGAGANYMRLRVWNNPASGYNNKAKVLQQAKAVKAKGLKLLVDFHYSDTWADPGKQYPPAAWKSHTLAQLQTDVYNYTYDVCTALKSQGTTPDSVQIGNEINVGMLWPAGQVTNNNFAPLASLLKAGYNATKACNSGTQVMIHTADADSDANARWFYDGIKAQGVSWDVTALSYYCMWHGTLANLYNVIADVKSRYGKPVVVVETAYMYTTANADGQTNSIPGTTTCDGQPASKAGQGTEFTWIQNTARNAGAIGVFYWEPTWYAIAGNGWDPANINGTGDGWDNMATFDATGRFNGNVKWTA
- a CDS encoding HAAS signaling domain-containing protein — encoded protein: MNDIAADEITGYVAEVRLALGDIPEATREELLDDLPEHLAEVLAEGAGTLQERLGSPSAYAAELLAAAGLPGSAKPPSPWVTREELRDRVLPWLRVADARVGPVLGYERASQFLVLLRPAWWVLRGYLVAMLLAHLLDGGSAPIGLLPRVGGSDVVALLLLAGCVVGSIWLGRRDLPDKPWPRYALWSGTAVLILISLAGFVGADSSARFAPSFDATYTGNSQYDNIRDVFVYDSQGHLVEDAQLYDQNGAPLQLGGSNCTDPETGESWTSWQRGYPHCPQANPFRSPSPTADPGSEPTATDTPAPAPSLSVPAPSPSAPALSSRPSPSGPR
- a CDS encoding PadR family transcriptional regulator — encoded protein: MDTTQLLKGVLDLAVLAVLRDEDGYGYDILRRLRASGLQEVGDASVYGTLRRLYANGFLNTYVVPSDEGPHRKYYALNAAGRAELDRNGKTWRAFASIMDDLTRERGTA
- a CDS encoding MMPL family transporter, which translates into the protein MATLLHRLGLGAVRHRIIVTVAWLLALLAVAFGAVKLSGETVNTFRIPGQESTTALDLMKQRFGDASAGANVQVVFQAPAGQKITDPAVAGQVAQAVATFGKLPGVVAANDPFDKRAPSVSRDLSTALVTVTYGVQPSEVTDDERAAITGALEQAGKGGVTVEARGEALSNAADVGGASEGVGVLVALIVLALSYGSLVAAGMNLLTAIVGVGIGVAGITTLSGFVQLQSTTPILAVMLGLAVGIDYALFIVTRFRHELRAGKDVESAAAYAVGTAGSAVVTAGLTVVIALAGLAVVGIPFLTEMGLAASATIVVAVLVAITLVPAILGFIGRKALPRKLRSAAPSDETIAEGRGFIRGWAAMVTHQRVISLVLAVLALAVVALPFFKMQTTLAQRSPEGSTQARADAIIDQRFGPGVSAPLLILIDGPKSVAYAATVQKQIAALPGVALAQPPRPDQRQTAALITVIPASGAEDQKTVDLVHAIRDKVADEDGATVYVTGQTAISIDVSQKLNDALPVYLALVVGLAFVLLVLVFRSLLVPVVGVLGFLLTIGSAFGATVAVFQWGWLADVVNAGSTGPIISLAPIIIVGILFGLAMDYQVFLVSRMHEAHAHGAAPRDAIVTGFRQAAPVVVAAATIMFAVFAAFVPQGNDTVKPIAFALAVGIAFDAFVIRMIAVPAALALLGRSAWWLPRWLRWLPELDVEGAALERKAARAAEPASV
- a CDS encoding TetR/AcrR family transcriptional regulator — its product is MPRPTKQQIDDEILDAAAGLFARHGFRETSVQRIADAVGYSKTGLLHRFPTKEALQEAVIGRCVGQIREVAAAAAPLPPGPDRDRSVIDGMARLALGQPGVVALMLSCLLAEPESEFGSALQTIGDEVADAFGDQPFTGDTFGSGQLTKPERAIRVTGALGALAVASVALRDCFTPDAVTTLVDVAYDALGHSHTH